One genomic window of Quercus robur chromosome 6, dhQueRobu3.1, whole genome shotgun sequence includes the following:
- the LOC126733398 gene encoding cysteine proteinase inhibitor B, protein MAIIRSQTVTWATITLTLLISLQLCVCYRGKVGAKTEISDVKTNEEVQELGRFSVEEYNRSLRRQRRQRQYKMMSIGDNIGGELRFMEVVEAQTQVVSGLKYYLTISATQNGVSKMFESEVVVKPWVRSKDPELLNFGPSYYTTQYLSSCCN, encoded by the coding sequence ATGGCGATAATAAGATCACAAACAGTGACATGGGCAACAATAACGCTAACCCTTTTGATCTCTCTTCAGCTGTGTGTGTGTTATAGAGGAAAGGTGGGAGCAAAGACAGAAATAAGCGACGTGAAGACAAACGAGGAGGTGCAAGAACTAGGGAGGTTCTCAGTGGAAGAGTACAACAGGAGCTTAAGAAGGCAAAGACGACAGAGGCAGTACAAGATGATGAGTATTGGCGATAATATTGGAGGAGAGCTAAGGTTCATGGAGGTGGTAGAGGCACAGACGCAAGTAGTGTCCGGGTTGAAGTACTACCTCACAATCTCAGCCACGCAAAATGGGGTTTCGAAGATGTTTGAGTCTGAGGTTGTGGTTAAGCCCTGGGTTCGATCTAAGGATCCGGAGTTGCTTAACTTTGGGCCTTCCTACTATACTACTCAATATTTAAGCAGTTgttgcaattaa